The Paenibacillus sp. MBLB1832 genome has a window encoding:
- a CDS encoding glycoside hydrolase family 88 protein encodes MLSGEGSYTIAYPMAILARQYGRSDLASLSLRQLEVRRERLVIGEDLYLRHHANGTRSFCNWSRAYAWYMLGLARTLRELKGWEGLGDSEHSRIQELERELARVSDVAISRQQPNGLWCVYVNEPVTGPETSGSSAIATALAIGVKLGVLGDRAAAAAKRTRDALDDFLTADGVLGGVSQNNKSGEELQRDGYRILSQMGTGLATQLYAALFAQ; translated from the coding sequence ATGCTGTCTGGCGAGGGAAGCTACACGATCGCGTATCCGATGGCGATCCTGGCTCGGCAATATGGACGGTCCGACCTGGCGTCGCTCTCCCTCCGTCAGCTCGAGGTGCGCAGGGAAAGACTCGTTATTGGAGAAGACTTATACCTCCGTCATCATGCGAACGGTACCCGCAGCTTCTGCAACTGGTCGCGCGCCTATGCTTGGTACATGCTGGGCTTGGCTCGCACGCTTCGCGAGCTGAAGGGCTGGGAAGGCTTGGGGGACAGCGAGCACAGCAGGATCCAGGAGCTGGAGCGGGAGCTTGCACGCGTGTCCGATGTGGCCATATCCCGCCAGCAGCCTAACGGCCTGTGGTGTGTCTATGTCAACGAGCCCGTAACGGGTCCGGAGACGTCAGGTTCCTCGGCCATAGCGACCGCACTGGCGATCGGGGTGAAGCTGGGCGTGTTGGGAGATAGAGCGGCAGCTGCGGCGAAAAGGACCCGAGACGCGCTAGACGACTTTCTAACGGCAGATGGGGTACTAGGCGGTGTCAGCCAGAACAACAAGTCTGGGGAGGAGCTTCAGCGGGATGGCTACCGCATCCTGTCCCAGATGGGGACGGGATTGGCGACCCAGCTATACGCGGCATTATTCGCTCAATAA
- a CDS encoding amidohydrolase family protein — protein MIIDCDVHHARKDSRELAEFLPEPWRSELLKYGERRLDSGILQQEGGMRGDSFPPAGGPPGGDPDYLIEQLLDKYEYSYALLTGSGHHITGIPDPDYAAAMVSAWNDHTIKHWLPKDKRFKMALWVAHQDPLLAAKEIERLGDHPDIVAVWFSSTSRVSFGNRFFYPIYEAAERKGLPIGIHPGQGGAMFAQASPTASGIARSYLEWHTGVSQIYMGHLTSLLLEGVFERFPKLRFFLVEGGVAWLPHLLWRMDAHYKGLRQQAPWLKRLPSEYIADHVRLTTQPLEEPRKHEHLHQIFDMIDAENLLMFASDYPHWDFDEPTTVVKKLPASARQKIMHDNAAAFFGLG, from the coding sequence ATGATTATTGACTGCGACGTGCATCACGCCCGGAAGGATTCCCGGGAGCTTGCGGAATTTTTACCTGAGCCTTGGCGAAGCGAATTGTTGAAATATGGCGAACGGAGGCTGGATTCCGGCATTCTTCAGCAGGAAGGTGGAATGCGTGGTGATTCGTTCCCACCTGCAGGAGGCCCGCCAGGCGGGGATCCCGATTATCTGATCGAGCAGCTCCTTGATAAATACGAATATTCTTATGCGCTCCTCACCGGTTCGGGCCATCACATAACGGGCATTCCTGATCCGGACTATGCCGCAGCTATGGTCTCGGCATGGAACGATCATACGATTAAGCATTGGCTTCCCAAAGATAAGCGGTTCAAAATGGCGCTCTGGGTCGCCCACCAGGACCCCCTCTTGGCGGCCAAGGAGATCGAGCGTCTCGGCGATCACCCGGACATCGTAGCCGTCTGGTTCTCCTCGACAAGTCGGGTGTCGTTCGGCAATCGCTTCTTCTATCCGATCTACGAAGCGGCGGAGCGCAAAGGCCTTCCGATCGGCATTCACCCGGGCCAGGGCGGAGCGATGTTCGCGCAGGCTTCCCCAACGGCATCGGGGATTGCCCGCAGCTATCTGGAGTGGCATACGGGAGTCTCACAGATTTATATGGGCCACCTGACGAGCCTGCTCCTTGAGGGCGTGTTCGAGCGGTTCCCGAAGTTGCGCTTTTTCCTTGTCGAAGGAGGGGTGGCTTGGCTACCGCACTTGCTGTGGAGGATGGATGCTCATTATAAAGGGCTTCGTCAGCAAGCTCCTTGGCTGAAGCGACTGCCGAGCGAATATATAGCTGATCATGTACGGCTCACGACGCAGCCTCTAGAGGAGCCTCGCAAGCATGAGCATCTCCACCAAATCTTCGATATGATCGATGCGGAGAATCTCTTGATGTTCGCGAGCGATTACCCGCATTGGGACTTCGATGAGCCTACGACCGTCGTGAAGAAGCTTCCGGCATCCGCTCGTCAGAAAATCATGCATGACAACGCCGCCGCCTTCTTTGGGCTGGGTTGA
- a CDS encoding Rieske (2Fe-2S) protein, protein MALHHVADIGDLQEGQRKLVTIGKQQIGIFHEEGKYYAVLNVCPHAYAPVCEGKVEAPLMAEVVGSQPSAVYELDSGRRVLRCPWHHWEFELNSGKPVCSGIKMRLRTYTVHQQDGRLYVEV, encoded by the coding sequence ATGGCACTCCATCATGTGGCGGATATCGGCGATCTCCAGGAAGGGCAACGCAAGCTGGTGACGATCGGGAAGCAGCAGATTGGTATTTTTCATGAAGAAGGGAAGTATTACGCGGTTCTCAATGTTTGTCCGCATGCCTATGCTCCGGTTTGCGAGGGTAAGGTTGAGGCACCTCTCATGGCTGAGGTGGTGGGCAGTCAACCATCCGCCGTCTATGAGCTGGACTCGGGTCGAAGGGTGCTTCGGTGTCCGTGGCATCACTGGGAATTCGAACTGAATAGTGGGAAACCAGTATGCAGTGGGATTAAGATGCGGTTGAGAACGTATACGGTCCATCAACAGGACGGGCGTTTATATGTAGAAGTGTAG
- a CDS encoding AraC family transcriptional regulator, producing the protein MSLEGPIVPGGDPRWNREVEERLKEFPIHIQLDEPITQTTWHQQPGVEIHITSEGRAAFVSGDHFWVQKARRVIVHRGGQPHRFIGLAEKTFKRTVVCFDPDVWMGLSEKNLLPLMALDWLREGEPLQLELDVEAYARIQEQARVIEQELRMKSEGWRELGLAKLLEMVVLLKRMSSPVFSKPEDDQQVSALVQHSIEYALQHLEEELTLARMAKRFAISEEHLTRSFTREIGTSFHRFLIAARISKSCELMTEKLGMPISDIALQVGYSTLAHYSHMFKQITGMSPTQYRKEWTSSLRKS; encoded by the coding sequence ATGAGCCTTGAAGGACCGATCGTACCCGGTGGAGATCCACGGTGGAATAGGGAAGTGGAGGAGCGGCTGAAGGAGTTTCCGATTCATATTCAACTGGATGAACCGATCACTCAGACGACGTGGCATCAACAGCCAGGTGTTGAGATTCATATCACAAGTGAAGGACGGGCAGCGTTCGTCTCGGGGGACCACTTCTGGGTTCAAAAGGCGAGGCGGGTGATCGTTCATCGAGGGGGCCAGCCCCACCGCTTCATCGGTCTTGCCGAGAAAACCTTCAAGCGTACGGTTGTTTGCTTCGATCCTGACGTGTGGATGGGATTATCCGAGAAGAACTTGTTGCCGCTCATGGCGCTAGACTGGCTGCGGGAGGGCGAGCCCTTACAGCTGGAACTGGACGTAGAGGCCTATGCTCGCATTCAGGAGCAAGCCCGTGTTATCGAGCAAGAGCTGCGGATGAAGTCAGAAGGCTGGAGGGAGCTTGGGCTCGCAAAGTTGCTGGAGATGGTCGTGCTCCTGAAGCGGATGTCCTCTCCTGTCTTCTCCAAACCCGAAGACGATCAGCAAGTATCTGCCCTGGTTCAACACAGTATCGAATACGCGCTTCAGCATCTCGAGGAGGAGTTGACGCTGGCGAGGATGGCCAAGCGATTCGCCATCAGCGAAGAGCATCTGACGCGCAGCTTCACGCGAGAGATCGGAACTAGCTTTCATCGCTTCCTCATCGCAGCTCGCATCTCGAAGAGCTGTGAGCTGATGACGGAGAAGCTGGGAATGCCAATAAGCGACATTGCCTTGCAAGTTGGATACTCTACGCTCGCGCATTATAGCCATATGTTCAAGCAAATAACGGGTATGAGTCCGACCCAGTATCGCAAGGAATGGACATCAAGTTTACGCAAATCTTAG
- a CDS encoding alginate lyase family protein, whose product MNVAFEQIACYLREEDPSLVESIVIKAQLALKGKQVLPGTQGKLEYIGSPPDWTHNKFNDKGYVWTLNRMQHWRTLAQAYLLTGEQSYVECIRRELADWIARNPCPPIPEHAEEAAVLFNGLDGWRQLEVGFRMCEVWPFVLTVLKGIPGFLDMLEEQVKDVVRQHGVVLRQISPMLFPNADHNFYFTQMAGLLSVSILYPDLPDAKEWRKFALDELDRGLVRQFTAEGGQVEGCPHYHNAVISHLSKVVYHAMRSDITFSPFFLKRMKLAVDYAVQTCRPTGAAVPWGDSDPDEYPGEIAWIGALIYGTHKQLQIVQGLMGRARSTSMANKLFFHYPELFHLLRDSDQTEEPGNREEPPRLYWHKELKQVTMRSDWSREAYSVFFACRLPVYNSHAHVDPASFDFTALGKALVIDPGRYGYWREPERRHFKSGSWHNTILINGNEPFEYVDSWTFGPQESGWIEGCEDDGEWLRASAVHYSYKPSVHRRELVLVPGRFLAVLDTLTGLQHEDIVSQYWHLDAEDVRWDDTEQMAASFNKDVNVAVYSSGGLKGELLPGLISEAMDHSRPSVRLELTDVANTKPTRRYATIIVPYRGQDRPLCKVQLHETGENAGCVVAYKGELIHLPLQG is encoded by the coding sequence GTGAATGTAGCATTCGAACAGATTGCCTGTTACTTACGCGAGGAAGACCCATCCTTGGTAGAATCTATTGTTATAAAAGCGCAGTTGGCGCTCAAAGGTAAACAGGTACTGCCAGGAACTCAAGGAAAATTGGAATATATCGGTAGTCCGCCAGATTGGACTCACAATAAGTTTAATGATAAGGGCTATGTTTGGACATTAAATCGGATGCAGCATTGGCGCACTTTGGCGCAGGCTTATCTTCTAACCGGTGAGCAATCTTACGTGGAATGTATAAGAAGAGAACTTGCAGACTGGATAGCTAGAAACCCGTGTCCTCCGATTCCTGAACATGCGGAGGAAGCTGCAGTGCTTTTCAATGGGCTAGATGGGTGGCGGCAGTTAGAAGTTGGCTTTCGAATGTGTGAGGTATGGCCATTCGTTCTTACGGTTCTAAAAGGGATCCCAGGCTTCCTTGACATGTTGGAGGAGCAAGTAAAAGACGTCGTAAGGCAACACGGAGTTGTTCTTCGGCAAATTAGCCCCATGTTGTTCCCGAATGCCGATCATAATTTTTACTTTACGCAGATGGCGGGGCTATTATCGGTTTCTATCCTCTATCCGGATTTGCCTGACGCCAAAGAATGGCGTAAATTTGCGCTGGATGAGCTGGATCGGGGTCTGGTTCGCCAATTCACAGCGGAGGGAGGGCAGGTAGAAGGCTGCCCGCATTACCATAATGCCGTGATCAGTCACCTAAGCAAAGTTGTATACCATGCGATGCGAAGTGATATCACTTTTTCACCGTTCTTTCTGAAGCGGATGAAGCTCGCTGTCGATTATGCGGTACAGACCTGTCGGCCAACTGGAGCAGCGGTTCCGTGGGGTGATTCGGACCCCGATGAGTACCCTGGTGAAATAGCTTGGATTGGAGCGTTGATATACGGCACGCATAAACAGTTGCAAATTGTGCAAGGATTAATGGGCAGAGCAAGATCGACTTCTATGGCAAACAAGCTCTTCTTCCACTATCCCGAACTGTTCCATCTTCTCCGTGACAGCGATCAAACGGAAGAACCAGGGAATAGGGAGGAACCTCCCAGATTGTACTGGCACAAGGAGTTAAAGCAGGTTACGATGCGATCGGACTGGTCAAGGGAGGCATACAGCGTTTTCTTCGCATGTCGGCTGCCTGTTTACAACAGCCATGCGCATGTAGACCCAGCGAGCTTCGATTTCACAGCATTAGGCAAAGCACTTGTAATCGATCCGGGGCGTTATGGATATTGGCGGGAGCCGGAGCGACGTCATTTTAAATCCGGTTCCTGGCATAATACAATTTTGATTAACGGTAATGAGCCGTTTGAGTATGTGGATTCGTGGACATTCGGACCCCAGGAATCGGGGTGGATTGAAGGCTGTGAGGATGATGGAGAATGGTTAAGAGCCTCTGCCGTTCATTATAGCTACAAGCCTTCAGTCCATAGACGCGAGTTGGTCCTAGTGCCAGGTCGCTTTCTGGCGGTTTTGGACACCTTGACCGGTCTTCAGCATGAGGATATTGTGTCGCAGTATTGGCACCTTGATGCAGAAGACGTCCGCTGGGATGATACGGAGCAGATGGCGGCATCGTTCAACAAGGATGTAAACGTTGCGGTTTACTCCAGCGGAGGCTTAAAAGGGGAGTTACTTCCCGGTCTAATCTCGGAAGCGATGGACCATTCTCGGCCTTCTGTACGACTGGAGTTGACTGATGTCGCAAATACGAAGCCGACCCGACGCTATGCTACTATTATTGTGCCTTATCGTGGTCAGGACCGACCACTATGCAAGGTACAGTTGCATGAGACAGGAGAGAATGCTGGTTGTGTTGTTGCCTATAAAGGCGAGTTGATTCATCTACCACTACAGGGATGA